In Capsicum annuum cultivar UCD-10X-F1 chromosome 11, UCD10Xv1.1, whole genome shotgun sequence, one genomic interval encodes:
- the LOC107847063 gene encoding nuclear transport factor 2 has product MATQSTKHTAETVAISFVDQYYHILQNLIHQSYRFYKKNSVLSWPLPDGGIKSVTTSKGINEFIVLSHFKRNRMEVTTIDSPSSTAGGVLVVVTGCLIGQDASRKNFSQTFFLTPQETGYYVLNDIFRFISVEKSSTIIEEKVDENPPIAPLAIENKAENTVATSQKEEQVLVKTTPIIANEAPKVSYALMIKQGRPSSPTNTPHKIVNVAVNAGLPTTPKRTQANSFVQALISSSGGVEKVAAPPTNVAQDNYDDVQHKSIYIGGLSSNTTRSDLHAVVKEFGPVRIHDVQLKTYEDGYCCGFVHFQDAISVQNAVQNHHIIVNGKEAYMRFKRPNKGRVEIANSPSDTEEKVTSNRTT; this is encoded by the exons ATGGCAACTCAATCAACCAAACACACTGCTGAAACCGTTGCCATCTCTTTCGTGGACCAATACTATCACATTTTACAGAATTTAATCCATCAGTCATATcgattttataagaaaaatagtGTCCTAAGTTGGCCATTACCAGATGGTGGAATTAAGTCTGTGACAACTTCTAAA GGCATAAACGAATTTATTGTTTTATCTCACTTTAAGAGAAACAGGATGGAAGTCACAACTATTGACTCCCCATCATCTACTGCTGGAGGTGTTCTAGTGGTGGTGACAGGGTGCTTGATTGGTCAAGACGCGTCGAGAAAAAATTTCTCTCAAACGTTTTTTCTTACTCCACAAGAGACGGGATATTATGTGCTGAACGATATTTTTAGATTTATCAGCGTAGAAAAATCTTCAACAATCATTGAGGAAAAGGTAGATGAAAATCCTCCAATCGCACCTCTAG CTATTGAGAACAAAGCTGAAAATACTGTTGCTACAAGCCAAAAAGAAGAACAAGTACTTGTCAAGACGACTCCAATCATTGCAAATGAAGCTCCGAAAGTTAGCTATGCTTTAATG ATAAAGCAAGGTAGACCTTCATCACCAACAAATACACCACACAAGATTGTAAATGTTGCTGTAAATGCTGGTCTCCCAACAACACCTAAAAGAACTCAAGCCAATAGCTTTGTTCAGGCACTGATATCTAGTTCAGGTGGTGTGGAGAAAGTTGCAGCTCCTCCAACCAATGTTGCACAAGACAATTATGATGATGTCCAAC ATAAATCGATATATATTGGAGGATTGTCATCAAACACAACACGAAGTGATCTCCATGCTGTTGTCAAAGAGTTTGGACCAGTTCGCATTCATGACGTTCAACTCAAAACTTATGAG GATGGATATTGTTGTGGTTTTGTGCATTTTCAAGATGCAATTTCTGTTCAAAATGCTGTCCAA AATCATCACATTATTGTGAACGGGAAAGAGGCTTACATGAGATTCAAGAGACCTAACAAAG GTCGCGTCGAGATAGCAAACTCTCCATCGGACACTGAGGAGAAGGTTACCAGCAATAGAACTACATGA